From Spirosoma aerolatum, one genomic window encodes:
- a CDS encoding GNAT family N-acetyltransferase, with amino-acid sequence MTIRPATLADAALLTDMSAVTMRDTFGPPYNAAELVEEYIQSAFSLPIIEAELADPKSFFFVMETPDGQPVGYAKLRRGRPPRRMMDRNAIEIQRIYLLQTQLGQGQGRILMQHCLDWARIQGYTSVWLGVWERNVRAIAFYQKMGFERLGFHYFQFGSERQRDYWLQKQLTT; translated from the coding sequence TTGACAATTCGCCCTGCTACGCTGGCCGATGCGGCCCTGCTTACTGATATGTCGGCGGTGACTATGCGTGATACGTTTGGACCGCCATACAACGCTGCCGAACTGGTTGAGGAATATATCCAGTCGGCCTTTTCATTGCCGATTATAGAAGCTGAGTTAGCTGATCCTAAGTCGTTTTTCTTTGTAATGGAAACACCTGATGGACAACCCGTCGGGTACGCTAAACTCCGCCGTGGCCGCCCTCCTCGCCGAATGATGGATCGGAACGCCATCGAAATTCAGCGTATTTATCTGTTACAAACGCAACTTGGGCAAGGCCAGGGACGTATACTCATGCAGCATTGTCTCGACTGGGCGCGTATTCAGGGGTATACATCCGTCTGGCTGGGGGTATGGGAGCGTAACGTACGGGCTATAGCGTTCTACCAGAAAATGGGCTTCGAGCGGCTGGGCTTCCATTATTTTCAGTTTGGCTCCGAGCGTCAGCGGGATTACTGGCTTCAAAAACAGTTGACTACTTAG
- a CDS encoding Maf family protein: MQLVYPLVLASGSPRRKQLMTDAGFSFTIETRPTDEFFPATMPVDEVAEYLAREKATQFQADLGNRIILCADTVVILDDQILNKPQDEADAQRMLRSLAGRTHRVRTGVAILSPDGLTSFTDETIVQFANLSDDEIVYYIRTCHPFDKAGSYGAQDFIGLVGIERLEGSFYTVMGLPTHRVYQALKRFLKSERAKE, translated from the coding sequence ATGCAATTAGTTTATCCCCTTGTACTGGCATCCGGTTCACCCCGACGGAAGCAACTCATGACCGATGCTGGTTTCTCATTTACCATCGAAACCCGACCAACCGACGAATTTTTTCCGGCAACTATGCCCGTCGATGAGGTAGCTGAATATCTGGCCCGTGAGAAAGCTACTCAATTCCAGGCTGATTTAGGCAATCGAATCATTCTGTGTGCCGATACGGTCGTTATTCTGGATGATCAGATTCTGAACAAACCCCAGGATGAAGCGGATGCACAGCGGATGCTACGTAGCCTGGCTGGGCGCACCCACCGCGTTCGGACAGGCGTTGCGATTCTATCGCCCGACGGGCTGACGTCATTTACAGACGAAACCATTGTGCAGTTTGCCAACTTATCCGACGACGAAATCGTGTATTACATCCGGACCTGCCACCCTTTCGATAAAGCTGGTTCTTACGGCGCTCAGGATTTTATCGGACTGGTTGGTATTGAGCGGCTGGAAGGCTCTTTTTATACCGTAATGGGATTGCCTACGCACCGCGTTTATCAGGCATTGAAACGATTTTTAAAGAGTGAAAGGGCGAAAGAGTGA
- a CDS encoding alpha-amylase family glycosyl hydrolase, with product MHLPIGHTGVHYEIFVRSFADSNSDGIGDLNGLTANLDYLKDLGISAIWLMPISPSPSYHKYDVTDYYGIDPEYGTLDDFKRLIQEAHQRGIAIIIDLVLHHTSIQHPWFREAAKGPHNPYWNFYKWLRPEEIKARNLATRDITADSDERNPWHSVAGARYPEKYYGMFWQGMPDLNFDHQPVRNEVFNIVRYWLNDIGVDGFRLDAARHLYRDYEETKNHDFWEEFGRKVEAAKPGAYTVGEVWTRPERIAPYYRGLKANFNFDLRLMIEEIVRQEDDTEDMIQFLAYVHAAFGHVNPQFIDALILSNHDQNRIGSLLKGNLNHLKVAASLLLTLPGLPYLYYGEEIGMRGVKPDENIREPFLWDTRDRDKQRTYWRRGRYSTSRSIRPLAQQRIDPDSLFAHYKRLIQYRNSHSVLNNNLSRLKQSGIRQKGTVAFIRYLENGPRVLVIHNLTKDPINVVLSPDEYWCHQIVFDTVPGSQLSKDRVQIPAYGCVVLE from the coding sequence ATGCATCTCCCTATTGGCCATACTGGCGTTCATTATGAAATTTTCGTCCGGTCGTTTGCTGACTCTAACAGCGACGGCATTGGCGATCTTAATGGCCTTACGGCCAACCTTGATTATCTGAAAGATCTGGGCATTTCGGCCATCTGGCTCATGCCCATTAGTCCATCGCCCAGTTACCACAAATACGACGTTACGGACTATTATGGCATCGATCCGGAATATGGTACGCTGGATGATTTCAAACGACTGATTCAGGAAGCCCATCAGCGGGGTATTGCGATCATTATCGACCTGGTTTTACATCATACCAGCATACAGCATCCGTGGTTTCGGGAGGCAGCAAAAGGCCCTCACAACCCGTACTGGAATTTCTACAAATGGCTTCGCCCCGAAGAGATTAAAGCGCGTAATCTGGCCACGCGCGATATTACGGCCGATTCCGACGAGCGGAACCCCTGGCATTCGGTAGCAGGGGCCAGATACCCCGAGAAATACTATGGAATGTTCTGGCAGGGAATGCCCGACCTGAATTTCGATCACCAACCCGTGCGCAACGAAGTTTTTAACATTGTGCGTTACTGGCTCAATGATATCGGTGTAGATGGCTTTCGGCTCGATGCAGCCCGACACCTCTATCGCGATTACGAGGAAACAAAAAACCACGATTTCTGGGAGGAGTTTGGCCGGAAGGTCGAAGCAGCCAAGCCGGGTGCTTACACTGTAGGCGAAGTCTGGACGCGGCCCGAACGCATTGCCCCGTATTATCGGGGTCTGAAAGCCAATTTCAATTTCGATCTTCGGCTGATGATTGAAGAAATTGTTCGCCAGGAAGACGATACTGAGGATATGATTCAGTTTCTGGCCTATGTTCATGCCGCTTTCGGCCATGTAAACCCACAGTTTATCGATGCCCTCATCTTGTCGAACCACGATCAGAACCGGATCGGCAGTTTGCTGAAGGGTAACCTGAACCATCTGAAAGTGGCGGCCAGTCTGCTGCTAACCTTGCCGGGTCTGCCCTATCTGTATTATGGCGAGGAAATTGGCATGCGGGGCGTAAAGCCCGACGAAAATATCCGGGAACCGTTCCTTTGGGATACGCGTGATCGAGATAAGCAGCGCACCTACTGGCGACGCGGGCGCTACAGCACCAGCCGAAGCATTCGTCCTCTGGCCCAGCAGAGAATCGACCCAGACTCGTTGTTCGCCCATTACAAACGACTGATTCAGTACCGAAACAGTCATTCGGTGCTGAATAACAACCTGAGCCGGTTAAAGCAATCGGGCATTCGCCAGAAAGGTACGGTTGCCTTTATCCGCTATCTGGAAAATGGGCCACGTGTTCTGGTGATTCATAACCTAACCAAAGACCCCATTAACGTTGTGCTATCGCCCGATGAGTACTGGTGCCATCAGATCGTTTTCGACACCGTACCGGGTAGTCAGCTCAGCAAAGATCGGGTTCAGATACCGGCCTACGGATGCGTTGTACTGGAATAA
- a CDS encoding M20/M25/M40 family metallo-hydrolase, with protein sequence MKFYLFFPLLLLATSLFGQEPSATQIDQHIRYLASDKMQGRGTGSPENAKAARYVEKLFKKYKLTPLGSDGYYQPFTAKVRRVIVPDSLREARNVLGFLDNSALYTIVIGAHYDHLGLGRQGSSKDSIPEGKIHNGADDNASGVAGLLEMARYFSQNQVKEPYNFLFIAFGAEELGLQGSRYFLNNPTLPLEKMNCMICMDMIGRYNPERGVGIGGYGTSDAWPTVFKGVESSIKFFTDRAGNGGSDNAAFYAKQIPVLFFHTGGHPDYHKSTDDSDKIDINAEEAILRLEIRLLENAMQLPKMTFTPVK encoded by the coding sequence ATGAAATTCTATCTTTTTTTTCCACTGCTTTTACTGGCAACATCGCTGTTCGGGCAGGAACCATCGGCAACACAAATTGATCAACACATCCGCTACCTGGCATCCGACAAGATGCAGGGACGCGGCACAGGTAGTCCCGAAAATGCAAAAGCCGCTCGCTACGTTGAAAAACTGTTCAAAAAATATAAGCTTACCCCCTTAGGGTCCGACGGATATTACCAGCCCTTTACGGCCAAAGTCAGGCGAGTCATTGTGCCGGATAGCCTTCGGGAAGCCCGAAACGTACTTGGTTTTCTGGACAACAGCGCACTGTATACCATTGTGATTGGCGCTCACTACGACCACCTGGGTTTGGGCAGACAGGGCAGCTCGAAGGATTCGATACCGGAGGGCAAAATTCATAATGGAGCAGACGACAATGCATCGGGCGTAGCCGGACTGCTGGAAATGGCCCGTTACTTCAGCCAAAACCAGGTAAAAGAACCGTATAATTTTCTGTTTATCGCCTTTGGTGCAGAAGAGCTGGGGTTGCAGGGATCACGCTATTTCCTGAACAATCCGACGCTACCGCTCGAAAAGATGAATTGTATGATTTGCATGGACATGATTGGTCGCTACAATCCCGAACGGGGCGTGGGTATTGGCGGGTATGGCACCAGCGATGCCTGGCCCACTGTGTTTAAAGGCGTTGAGAGCAGCATTAAATTCTTTACGGATCGAGCCGGAAATGGAGGTTCCGACAATGCGGCTTTTTACGCCAAACAGATTCCGGTACTGTTTTTTCATACGGGCGGTCACCCCGATTACCATAAATCCACCGACGATTCGGACAAAATTGACATAAACGCTGAAGAAGCCATTCTACGACTGGAAATCAGGCTCCTGGAAAATGCCATGCAGCTACCTAAAATGACATTTACCCCTGTCAAGTAA